The following are from one region of the Leucobacter sp. Psy1 genome:
- a CDS encoding sensor histidine kinase, producing the protein MIDSPHRQRTAESASPDRPLAAMHVSVDIGFAVLLVVCAVRYFSYHPFDTVGATVLALGIGSGLAYALGAVARPGPRRSRLGIVFAVALWLPLAVLAPSFGWCAFPLFFALHRVLGRRTAMIGSAMLVVAVSTGLFFMSNGEDLGLVLGPFFGGLMLSLAVDALERALENRRRLNIDLLSTQEQLARSEREAGALAERHRVASELHDTVVQRTASALLLLESSDPSDGSGGETTVGAREILREALVETRQLMHGLASPQDRTSLTTEIGALAAEQGAELAVVGTETSLDAEVVHALLRVAQEALLNAGKHASASATRVTLTYFDRAVSIDIADDGAGFDPEQVRVDTTGYGLRAMAWRVESLGGTFTVESAPGRGTVIAGVVPVASRDGETT; encoded by the coding sequence ATGATCGATTCCCCGCACCGGCAGCGCACCGCTGAGTCCGCAAGCCCGGACCGCCCGCTCGCGGCGATGCACGTGTCGGTCGACATCGGTTTCGCCGTGCTGCTCGTGGTCTGCGCGGTCCGGTACTTCTCGTACCACCCGTTCGACACCGTCGGCGCAACGGTGCTCGCCCTCGGCATCGGCTCGGGTCTCGCCTACGCGCTCGGCGCGGTCGCCCGGCCGGGTCCGCGCCGCAGCCGCCTCGGCATCGTGTTTGCCGTCGCCTTGTGGCTGCCGCTCGCGGTGCTCGCACCTTCATTCGGCTGGTGCGCGTTCCCCCTCTTCTTCGCCCTCCACCGGGTCCTCGGGCGCCGGACCGCCATGATCGGCAGCGCCATGCTCGTGGTCGCGGTCAGCACCGGACTCTTCTTCATGTCGAACGGTGAGGATCTCGGTCTCGTACTCGGACCGTTCTTCGGAGGACTCATGCTGTCGCTCGCCGTCGACGCACTCGAGCGAGCGCTGGAGAATCGACGCCGACTGAATATCGATCTCCTCAGCACCCAGGAGCAGCTCGCCCGGTCCGAGCGAGAGGCCGGAGCACTCGCCGAGCGCCACCGAGTGGCGAGCGAACTGCACGACACGGTCGTCCAGCGCACGGCGAGCGCTCTGCTGCTGCTCGAGTCGAGCGACCCGAGCGACGGCAGCGGCGGTGAGACGACAGTGGGGGCCCGCGAGATCCTGCGCGAGGCACTCGTCGAGACCCGGCAGCTCATGCACGGCCTCGCGAGCCCGCAAGACCGCACGTCACTGACGACGGAGATCGGCGCCCTGGCAGCGGAGCAGGGTGCCGAGCTCGCCGTCGTCGGCACCGAAACTTCCCTCGACGCTGAGGTCGTCCACGCGCTGCTGCGCGTGGCGCAGGAGGCGCTGCTCAACGCGGGCAAGCACGCCTCGGCGTCCGCAACTCGGGTCACGCTCACCTACTTCGACCGAGCCGTCAGCATCGACATCGCCGACGACGGGGCGGGATTCGATCCGGAGCAGGTACGCGTCGACACCACCGGCTACGGATTGCGCGCGATGGCGTGGCGCGTCGAAAGCCTCGGAGGCACGTTCACGGTCGAGTCAGCTCCCGGACGCGGTACCGTGATCGCCGGGGTCGTGCCCGTCGCCTCCCGTGACGGGGAGACAACGTGA
- a CDS encoding heme-binding protein, translating into MQHARTLAPTVLVLALGGALALAGCAPSAGGESTADDAASDAAAAVEVAESNTVSSQRLTAATAATAAQAALAQCAADDLGFVSVAVVDRQGELQAFVRGDNAAQHTVDASRQKAYTAAAFGADTSDLVERADENQLHRLPGTLFMPGGVSVKLGDASIAGIGVGGAPSGMDDQTCAAAGLAAIQDEVAG; encoded by the coding sequence ATGCAGCACGCGCGCACACTCGCCCCCACCGTTCTCGTCCTGGCACTCGGAGGTGCACTGGCCCTCGCCGGCTGCGCACCGTCGGCCGGAGGCGAAAGTACGGCGGATGACGCAGCGAGCGACGCCGCCGCGGCCGTCGAAGTCGCGGAGTCGAACACGGTAAGCAGTCAGCGACTGACCGCTGCGACCGCTGCGACGGCCGCACAAGCCGCTTTGGCGCAGTGCGCCGCAGACGACCTCGGCTTCGTGTCGGTCGCGGTCGTCGACCGGCAGGGCGAGCTCCAGGCCTTCGTGCGGGGCGACAACGCGGCTCAGCACACGGTGGACGCCTCGCGGCAGAAGGCGTACACGGCTGCCGCGTTCGGGGCGGACACGAGCGACCTCGTAGAGCGCGCCGACGAGAACCAGCTTCACCGTCTTCCGGGGACCCTGTTCATGCCGGGCGGGGTGTCCGTGAAACTGGGGGACGCCTCGATCGCCGGTATCGGGGTGGGTGGGGCGCCGTCCGGCATGGACGATCAGACCTGCGCTGCTGCCGGTCTCGCGGCGATCCAGGATGAGGTCGCGGGCTGA
- a CDS encoding response regulator transcription factor, which yields MIRILLLDDHPVLRHGTRALLETQPDFTVVAETGDPAEAVTAAAREQADVALVDLDLGPDNEDGPATTRRLLAASPETRVVAFTAFDSDADIVRMVEAGAVGYLVKDSRPSALFSAIRSAAAGSAAIAGPIAARLLDRMQRPDDALTSRELEVLELAAAGLSNRDLARTLLVSEATVKTHLHHAFIKLRADNRQTAIATAVKRGLIRL from the coding sequence GTGATCCGAATCCTGCTCCTCGACGACCATCCCGTCCTCAGGCACGGAACTCGCGCACTCCTCGAAACGCAGCCAGACTTCACCGTCGTCGCGGAGACCGGCGACCCCGCAGAAGCGGTCACCGCGGCAGCCCGGGAGCAGGCCGACGTCGCCCTGGTCGACCTCGACCTCGGGCCGGACAACGAGGACGGGCCCGCCACTACTCGACGCCTGCTCGCGGCCAGCCCCGAGACGCGCGTCGTCGCATTCACCGCGTTCGACTCGGACGCCGACATCGTCCGGATGGTCGAGGCAGGAGCCGTGGGGTACCTCGTCAAGGACAGCCGCCCATCGGCACTGTTCAGCGCGATCCGCTCAGCAGCGGCAGGATCTGCGGCGATCGCCGGACCGATCGCCGCGAGGCTGCTCGACCGCATGCAGCGACCAGACGACGCACTCACGAGCCGTGAACTCGAAGTGCTCGAACTCGCGGCGGCCGGGCTCTCGAACCGCGATCTCGCCCGGACACTTCTCGTGAGCGAGGCGACCGTGAAGACCCACCTGCACCACGCGTTCATCAAACTGCGCGCCGACAATCGACAGACCGCGATCGCGACGGCCGTCAAGCGCGGACTCATCCGGCTCTGA